A stretch of the Clostridium fungisolvens genome encodes the following:
- a CDS encoding histidine phosphatase family protein translates to MSKVYFVRHALPDFNVHDDLVRPLTEDGVKSTYKVTDFLQDKKITKAYCSPYKRSLDTILDFTNKNCLEVLIIDDLRERKISNSWIEDFHTFARNQWEDFNFKLSEGESLKEVQNRNVQALHSILEKHPEENIVIGTHGTALGTIINYYDKSFDYNSFLRIIDLMPFIVCMEFEGISLVSLEEFVL, encoded by the coding sequence ATGAGCAAAGTTTATTTCGTTCGTCATGCACTTCCAGACTTCAACGTACATGACGATTTAGTAAGACCTTTAACTGAAGATGGAGTAAAATCAACCTATAAAGTAACCGATTTTTTGCAAGATAAGAAGATTACTAAAGCCTATTGTAGTCCTTACAAAAGATCACTTGACACCATTTTAGATTTTACAAACAAGAATTGTTTGGAAGTATTAATAATTGATGATTTAAGAGAAAGAAAGATAAGTAATTCTTGGATTGAAGATTTCCATACCTTTGCCCGAAATCAATGGGAGGATTTTAACTTTAAATTATCAGAGGGTGAAAGCTTGAAGGAAGTTCAGAATAGAAATGTACAGGCTTTACATAGTATACTAGAAAAGCACCCAGAAGAGAATATTGTGATAGGAACTCATGGGACTGCTCTTGGTACAATTATAAATTATTATGATAAAAGCTTTGATTATAATAGTTTTTTGAGAATAATAGATCTAATGCCCTTTATAGTTTGCATGGAATTTGAAGGAATAAGTTTAGTAAGTTTAGAAGAATTTGTATTGTAA
- a CDS encoding 2'-5' RNA ligase family protein: MRYVIVSVIKGKAGDFNNNLRKEMFNKFKAKSSKLPAHFTIKAPFEYEGSIKEMEDQLKGLCEQSKVTPLTIDGFDHFDNRVVYMSMKLTDEGKEIHDKVIDVLQSFSFINFEGKEGKEKAFHITVASKNIKPIYQYIWEYVTEIPCKFESSFDNISIYKWENNTWVLHKEFIFKG; encoded by the coding sequence ATGAGATATGTTATTGTTTCAGTTATTAAAGGAAAAGCAGGAGATTTTAATAATAACTTAAGAAAAGAAATGTTTAATAAATTCAAAGCGAAATCTTCAAAGTTACCTGCACATTTTACAATAAAAGCTCCATTTGAGTATGAGGGTAGTATAAAAGAAATGGAAGACCAACTGAAAGGTTTATGCGAACAAAGTAAAGTAACTCCGTTAACAATTGATGGATTTGATCATTTTGATAATAGAGTTGTATATATGAGCATGAAACTGACTGATGAGGGAAAAGAGATACATGATAAAGTAATTGATGTTTTACAATCATTTAGTTTTATAAATTTCGAGGGAAAGGAAGGAAAGGAAAAAGCCTTTCACATAACTGTTGCATCAAAAAATATAAAACCAATATATCAATATATATGGGAGTATGTTACAGAAATACCTTGTAAATTTGAAAGTAGCTTTGACAATATATCTATTTATAAGTGGGAGAATAATACTTGGGTGCTTCATAAGGAGTTTATTTTTAAAGGTTAG